TGCGCAACTGCCGCTTCCAGCACCGCGCCGCCACGCCCAAGCCGGTGTGGAACCCGGACCTGCCGGTCACCGAGCCCTTCCGCGCGCAGTGGCAGCAGGTGCCGGACAACGCCGAGTTCGACAACGGCTTCAAGGCGCAGTGGGAGCTGTTCCTCCGGCACGTGGTGACGGGTTCGCCGTACCAGTGGGACCTGCTGGAGGGCGCCAAGGGCGTGCAGCTCGCCGAACTCGGCCTGCGCTCCGCCCGCGAGGGCCGCCGCCTCGACGTCCCGGCCCTGGAGCTGGACGCCCCCGCCGGGGAGGTCCGGTGACCGAGCTGCAGTTGCCCGGCACCGGCACGTACCGCCTGCGCGAGCCCGTCGCGTTCGACCTGCCCGCGGGCGCACCGGTCTCTCGGACCGTCTTCGCCGCCGCCCACGTGGTGGCCGATCCGCTGGGCGGCAACGCCCCCGGCGCGCCCGCGGCCGTGGACTGGGAGGCCACCCTCGCCTTCCGCCACCACCTGTGGTCGCTGGGCCTGGGCGTCGCCGACGCGATGGACACCGCCCAGCGCGGCATGGGCCTGGACTGGGCCGCCACCGCGGAACTGATCCGCCGCTCGGGCGCCGAGGCCCGGGCGGTCGGCGGGCGGCTGGCCTGCGGGGCCGGAACCGACCAGCTCCCCGCCGGTCCGGCCTCGTCGGACGACGTGGCCGCCGCCTACGAGGAGCAGCTGGCGGTGGTGGAGGAGGCCGGCGCGCAGCCGATCCTGATGGCCAGCCGGGCGCTGGCCGCGTCGGCGCGCGGGCCGGAGGACTACCTCCGGGTGTACGGACGGCTGGTCGGACAGGCGCGGCAGCCGGTGGTCCTGCACTGGCTGGGCGAGATGTTCGACCCGGCGCTGTCCGACTACTGGGGCTCGAACGACCTCGACGCGGCCGCGAAGACGGTGCTGGAGCTGATCCGGGACAACCCCGGGCGGATCGACGGCATCAAGGTGTCGCTGCTGGACGCCGGGCGCGAGGTCGCGCTGCGGCGGGCGCTCCCGGCCGGGGTGAAGCTGTACACGGGCGACGACTTCCACTACCCGGAGCTGATCCGGGGCGACGAACTCGGCTACAGCCACGCCCTGTTGGGTGTCTTCGACCCGATCGCGCCGATCGCCGCGGCGGCCCTGCGCGCGTTGGACGCGGGCGACCTGGCGCGCTACGACGCGCTGCT
The window above is part of the Kitasatospora sp. NA04385 genome. Proteins encoded here:
- a CDS encoding dihydrodipicolinate synthase family protein, whose translation is MREPVAFDLPAGAPVSRTVFAAAHVVADPLGGNAPGAPAAVDWEATLAFRHHLWSLGLGVADAMDTAQRGMGLDWAATAELIRRSGAEARAVGGRLACGAGTDQLPAGPASSDDVAAAYEEQLAVVEEAGAQPILMASRALAASARGPEDYLRVYGRLVGQARQPVVLHWLGEMFDPALSDYWGSNDLDAAAKTVLELIRDNPGRIDGIKVSLLDAGREVALRRALPAGVKLYTGDDFHYPELIRGDELGYSHALLGVFDPIAPIAAAALRALDAGDLARYDALLAPTVPLARHLFAAPTFHYKTGVVFLAWLAGHQEHFTMVAGAQSGRSVSHLVELFRLADAAGVWGDPERAAARMREFLAVAGVRA